The Chroicocephalus ridibundus chromosome 3, bChrRid1.1, whole genome shotgun sequence genome has a segment encoding these proteins:
- the SERTAD4 gene encoding SERTA domain-containing protein 4, which yields MTLVLPMQRLGRPIAAEAAADLAAYRGLWQPPCCGRPAAAAPPPPPPPAPGPPAAGSHYRGISNPVTTSKITYFKRKYVEEEDFHPPLSSCTHKTISVFEERAHILYMSLEKLKFIDDPEVYLRRSVLINNLMKRIHGEIIMQNNWCFSTCSFSGASPQEWFVPQDCPYRKRLRMAKEEYEKLHTCCFYQECGSHYLNLPYSVNANTENTSSSSSSSSCSSSSPISMPSCSQQVDYDIGSAPSYRSDDQIPANEMFITNARSHGNQEKAKFNDEKGGNEPERESVALNCEPVRGTHALECKGKFYDCFETGCNDKSNISESWKKSLRKKESLPSNKMCCSKGSKI from the exons ATGACCCTGGTGCTGCCCATGCAGCGGCTGGGCCGCCCCATCGCCGCCGAGGCAGCCGCCGACCTCGCCGCCTACCGCGGCCTCTGGCAGCCGCCCTgctgcggccgccccgccgccgccgccccgccgccgccgcccccgccggcccccgggccccccgccgcAG GATCACATTACAGGGGAATTTCAAATCCTGTAACAACATCCAAGATCACatactttaaaaggaaatatgTGGAAGAAGAGGATTTTCATCCACCGCTCAGCAGCTGTACACATAAA ACAATCTCCGTGTTTGAGGAGCGGGCCCATATTCTTTACATGTCTTTGGAAAAGCTGAAATTCATTGACGATCCTGAAGTCTACCTGCGGAGATCCGTCCTCATCAACAACCTAATGAAGAGGATCCATGGAGAAATCATCATGCAGAACAACTGGTGCTTCTCCACCTGTTCCTTCAGTGGCGCGTCGCCACAAGAGTGGTTTGTGCCTCAGGACTGTCCATACAGAAAACGCCTTCGGATGGCAAAGGAGGAGTACGAGAAGCTCCACACGTGCTGCTTCTATCAAGAGTGTGGCAGTCACTATTTAAATCTACCTTACTCTGTTAATGCTAATACAGAAAatacttcctcctcctcttcctcctcctcctgctcctcctcctcccccatttCTATGCCAAGCTGTTCCCAGCAGGTGGATTATGACATTGGCAGTGCCCCTTCTTACAGGAGCGATGACCAGATACCTGCTAACGAAATGTTCATCACTAATGCCAGGTCTCACGGTAATcaggaaaaggcaaaatttaatGACGAGAAAGGAGGTAACGAACCTGAGCGAGAGAGCGTCGCCCTAAACTGTGAACCTGTAAGAGGCACTCACGCTCTCGAATGTAAAGGCAAATTTTACGACTGTTTTGAGACTGGATGTAATGACAAGAGCAACATAAGTGAATCTTGGAAAAAATCCTTAAGGAAAAAGGAGTCTTTACCAAGTAATAAAATGTGCTGCAGCAAAGGAAGTAAAATATGA